Proteins from one Candidatus Krumholzibacteriota bacterium genomic window:
- a CDS encoding AIR synthase family protein, whose translation MSEEKLPDLGKIHPEFFDRVIYPRLGVRDESVLIGPRHGVDYGVIRIGDRCLAMSSDPFFIMPEYGFSRAAWFAFHIVFCDVAVSGLTPKYLTIDLNLPPSTTEAQLEELWQVVHDESCRYGITVLTGHTARYTGCNFPMVGGATTIAEGPESELRGPHLVKTGDRVLITKGAAIEATGLLAVGFPQHFIDAGGDQFRKEAENIFYQMSVMDDCIIARRFGGVHAMHDATECGVWGGLYEMARAGGFGLRIDKKSIPVLPVVAKTARLFDFDPFCAISEGTLIAIVAPTEALEVVSAMNAEGIECSIVGEVVEESEGMNIIEDDRTIPLEHPKSDPYWRIVSELTQGG comes from the coding sequence ATGTCAGAAGAGAAACTGCCCGATCTCGGCAAGATACATCCCGAATTCTTCGATCGAGTCATCTATCCCCGGCTTGGCGTCAGGGACGAATCGGTACTGATCGGTCCGCGCCATGGCGTTGATTACGGAGTGATAAGGATCGGGGACAGGTGCCTGGCCATGTCTTCTGATCCATTTTTTATAATGCCCGAATACGGCTTTTCCAGGGCTGCATGGTTCGCCTTTCATATTGTCTTCTGTGATGTCGCGGTTTCCGGCCTGACGCCGAAATATCTGACTATCGATCTCAACCTTCCACCCTCGACGACCGAGGCGCAACTTGAAGAACTCTGGCAGGTCGTGCATGATGAATCCTGCAGGTACGGCATAACCGTACTCACCGGTCACACCGCCAGATACACCGGTTGCAATTTCCCGATGGTCGGTGGCGCAACCACTATCGCCGAAGGTCCTGAATCGGAGCTAAGAGGGCCACATCTCGTAAAGACCGGGGACAGGGTACTCATTACGAAGGGTGCCGCTATTGAAGCGACAGGCCTTCTCGCCGTAGGATTCCCCCAGCATTTCATAGATGCGGGAGGGGATCAGTTCAGGAAAGAGGCTGAAAACATCTTCTACCAGATGTCGGTAATGGACGATTGTATCATCGCTCGGCGCTTCGGCGGGGTCCACGCGATGCACGACGCCACCGAATGCGGAGTGTGGGGAGGACTTTACGAAATGGCGAGGGCCGGCGGATTTGGTTTGCGGATCGACAAAAAATCGATTCCTGTCCTTCCCGTCGTCGCGAAGACTGCCAGGCTTTTCGATTTCGATCCATTCTGCGCGATAAGCGAAGGAACGCTGATCGCTATCGTAGCTCCGACCGAAGCTCTTGAAGTAGTCTCCGCCATGAACGCCGAGGGAATAGAATGTTCGATCGTCGGCGAGGTCGTCGAAGAGAGCGAAGGAATGAATATCATCGAAGATGACAGGACGATTCCCCTGGAGCATCCAAAATCAGACCCATACTGGAGGATCGTCTCGGAACTTACGCAAGGCGGATGA
- a CDS encoding aldo/keto reductase, translated as MEKKELKTGRRDFIRVGIAGIAGAALAPALLGAQEEKKENKKKKLVYRTLGRTGIKVPIVSIGAQAQDAAIFSAALDAGLTHFDTANTYGNGEHEKVVGEVIKGRPRDSYMISTKVYLPIDQKTGSFKKEATTEAFIETFEGSLERLGVDYVEVLHAHALASREAVLYEPVLKAFEKLKKDGRILASGVSVHTNEVEVIDAMIESGSYDVVLTAYNFRQPHWKEVKKAIARAAKKGIGVVAMKTQAGVYWDKERTKMINMKAALKWVLSDENVHTSIPGFTTFEQLEEDISVMADLKMSAQEKKDLELGSAAGYQGLYCDQCGRCIDQCRNHIDIPSMMRSYMYAYGYRNLSKAKETIRPVLKESGLCGGCASCSVDCRMGFDVKGKISDIARLGDVPDDFLA; from the coding sequence ATGGAGAAGAAAGAATTAAAGACAGGGCGAAGAGATTTTATCAGGGTGGGGATCGCCGGAATAGCTGGAGCCGCTCTGGCCCCCGCGCTCCTCGGCGCTCAGGAAGAGAAAAAAGAGAATAAAAAGAAAAAGCTCGTTTACAGGACTCTTGGAAGAACGGGAATAAAAGTGCCGATCGTAAGTATCGGCGCCCAGGCCCAGGATGCGGCGATATTCAGCGCCGCTCTCGACGCCGGGCTTACCCATTTCGACACGGCCAATACGTACGGTAACGGAGAGCATGAAAAGGTCGTCGGCGAGGTCATCAAGGGGAGGCCGAGAGATTCCTATATGATCAGCACGAAGGTCTATCTTCCGATCGATCAGAAAACGGGATCGTTCAAGAAGGAAGCGACGACCGAGGCGTTCATAGAGACTTTTGAAGGCAGCCTGGAAAGGCTCGGAGTCGATTACGTGGAAGTCCTTCACGCCCACGCGCTGGCAAGCAGGGAAGCGGTCCTTTACGAACCGGTCCTGAAGGCCTTCGAAAAACTCAAGAAGGACGGCAGGATCCTCGCGTCAGGGGTATCGGTCCACACGAACGAAGTAGAGGTCATAGACGCAATGATCGAAAGCGGTTCCTACGATGTCGTCTTGACCGCCTATAACTTCCGTCAGCCTCACTGGAAAGAAGTGAAAAAAGCTATTGCCAGGGCGGCAAAGAAAGGGATCGGCGTAGTCGCGATGAAGACCCAGGCGGGAGTCTACTGGGACAAGGAACGCACGAAGATGATCAACATGAAAGCGGCGCTGAAGTGGGTCCTGAGCGATGAGAACGTGCATACCTCTATCCCCGGTTTTACCACTTTCGAACAGCTTGAAGAAGATATTTCCGTTATGGCCGATCTAAAGATGAGCGCGCAGGAGAAAAAAGATCTCGAGCTCGGGTCCGCTGCCGGCTATCAGGGCCTCTACTGTGACCAGTGCGGAAGATGTATCGACCAGTGCAGAAATCACATCGATATTCCATCGATGATGAGAAGTTACATGTACGCGTATGGATACAGGAACCTCTCCAAGGCGAAGGAGACTATCAGGCCGGTCCTTAAGGAGAGCGGTCTCTGCGGCGGCTGCGCGTCATGCAGCGTCGACTGCCGGATGGGTTTCGACGTAAAAGGGAAGATATCAGATATCGCGAGACTCGGCGATGTTCCGGACGATTTCCTCGCGTAG
- a CDS encoding HDOD domain-containing protein — MLDVNMLIKKIDQLPTIPAVIKRLVDLTADPDADIRDILELIERDQSLTASIIKLCNSSYYGLSKKVSSINEAVVMVGFNTISNMCITLGPSIYLKKKVLVYDGEDVDLWRHSILAGSCCEQLAFFARQEMIEVAYTAGLLHDIGKLVLAECDRGLLQKVVDQVAEGLSHVDAEEKVLGMHHGMIGSRLLRKWKFPGSLTDAVKYHHIPKKTGKNKDLTEITYLGNLIAKLADDQRRGPTIEDVARDRVSRRFQLDEPQIRFIIQKARKQVEETEASLNTAAATTV, encoded by the coding sequence ATGCTAGATGTCAATATGCTGATAAAAAAGATAGACCAGCTTCCCACTATTCCCGCGGTAATAAAGCGTCTTGTCGATCTTACAGCCGACCCTGACGCGGATATACGGGACATACTCGAACTGATCGAACGGGACCAGTCTCTTACCGCCAGCATAATCAAGTTATGCAATTCGTCATATTACGGGCTGTCGAAAAAAGTCTCTTCAATCAACGAAGCTGTAGTTATGGTCGGATTCAATACTATCTCCAACATGTGCATAACCCTTGGTCCTTCGATCTATCTGAAAAAGAAGGTATTGGTATATGACGGAGAAGATGTCGATCTCTGGCGACATTCCATCCTTGCCGGGTCCTGTTGCGAACAGCTGGCATTCTTCGCGAGGCAGGAGATGATCGAGGTTGCCTATACAGCAGGGTTGCTTCACGATATAGGTAAACTCGTCCTTGCCGAATGCGACAGGGGGCTTCTGCAGAAGGTCGTAGACCAGGTCGCAGAAGGATTGTCACATGTCGATGCCGAGGAAAAAGTTCTCGGAATGCATCACGGGATGATCGGGAGCAGGTTGCTGAGAAAGTGGAAATTCCCGGGAAGCCTCACCGACGCGGTCAAGTATCATCATATTCCCAAAAAAACCGGTAAAAACAAGGATCTTACAGAGATCACATACCTGGGAAACCTTATCGCCAAGCTGGCAGACGATCAGCGCAGGGGACCAACGATCGAGGATGTGGCAAGGGATCGAGTGTCCAGACGGTTCCAGCTCGATGAACCGCAGATCAGGTTCATCATACAGAAAGCCCGCAAACAGGTAGAGGAGACCGAAGCTTCCCTCAATACCGCGGCAGCCACGACAGTATGA
- a CDS encoding AI-2E family transporter, whose protein sequence is MESGFDRSRASQTLLTVAAFVVVVAGLRASSQIVVPFLLAAFISIICSAPLFWMRDRGIHAWIAIVVIIAGAIFAGFIIASLLGSSIDDFSTNIPKYGTALNDQYGNLLKWLESRGMDISNLELVEVFNPQKAMQLVGKLFNSLGEVLTNGLLIILTVIFMLLEASSIPAKLHSVFRNPDDSIAQLGRITSNIKNYLAIKTVISLITGVLVAVMLSIFQVDYPLLWGLLAFLLNYVPNIGSIIAAIPPVLLALIQYGVGRASGVAIVFLLINLIMGNLVEPRFMGKGLGLSTLVVFLSLIFWGWVLGPVGMLLSVVLTVTMKIVLESREDTRWIAVLLGSHLPPGPSGSGDKKAD, encoded by the coding sequence ATGGAATCAGGGTTCGACAGATCGAGAGCTTCACAGACACTTCTGACAGTAGCCGCCTTCGTAGTGGTAGTCGCGGGGCTGCGCGCGTCATCGCAGATAGTCGTTCCTTTCCTGCTCGCCGCTTTCATATCGATAATATGTTCAGCACCTCTTTTCTGGATGAGGGACAGGGGTATCCACGCGTGGATCGCGATTGTCGTCATAATAGCCGGAGCGATCTTCGCCGGGTTCATAATCGCAAGCCTTCTTGGCAGCTCGATAGATGATTTTTCGACTAACATCCCCAAATACGGGACGGCTCTTAATGATCAGTACGGAAATCTTTTGAAATGGCTTGAAAGCAGGGGAATGGATATATCGAATCTCGAACTTGTCGAAGTATTCAATCCCCAGAAAGCGATGCAGCTTGTCGGGAAACTCTTCAACAGTCTCGGAGAAGTCCTGACCAACGGGCTTCTGATTATCCTGACGGTGATATTCATGCTTCTCGAAGCCTCAAGTATACCGGCAAAACTTCATTCAGTCTTCCGAAATCCCGATGATTCCATCGCCCAGCTGGGAAGGATAACATCGAATATAAAGAATTATCTGGCGATCAAGACTGTCATCAGTCTGATAACCGGAGTGCTGGTCGCCGTGATGCTTTCGATCTTTCAGGTCGATTATCCGCTGCTCTGGGGACTTCTCGCCTTTCTTCTCAACTATGTTCCCAATATCGGGTCGATAATAGCGGCGATACCTCCGGTCCTGCTGGCTCTAATCCAGTACGGAGTTGGGAGGGCTTCGGGAGTAGCGATCGTTTTTCTTCTTATCAACCTCATAATGGGCAATCTTGTCGAACCGAGATTCATGGGTAAAGGACTTGGCCTCTCGACTCTGGTAGTATTCCTTTCCCTTATTTTCTGGGGGTGGGTCCTCGGACCGGTCGGAATGCTTCTGTCAGTAGTCCTGACCGTGACGATGAAGATCGTCCTGGAGAGCCGTGAAGACACGCGGTGGATAGCGGTACTGCTCGGTTCACATCTTCCGCCCGGACCGAGCGGGTCGGGTGATAAAAAAGCGGATTGA
- a CDS encoding metallophosphoesterase: MINTRTKKGDHGSSKTNRMTCIIISAIFLLAGSAAILRAESFRLVFMSDIHLMPELNGTGGFRAAIERINQLDPDLVITGGDLIYDALEVDQSRAGYLYDLYIEMRGGIEAPVYDVIGNHEIFGLYPASGVDSGHPLYGKKMFMEKIGGGSTYRSFDFRGWHFILLDTIEFRVDRRYFGFVGKKQLEWIARDLEKTGRDKPIILAGHIPLVTAFRQIKEGAASISPPAEVVVNSHEVLALFDRYNLKLVLQGHLHIVEQIAIRGTHFVTGGAVSGAWWKGPYEGFPEGFVVIDIDGEKYDYFYESFGWKARN, translated from the coding sequence ATGATCAATACGAGAACAAAAAAGGGAGATCACGGGTCATCGAAGACAAATCGTATGACCTGTATAATTATATCAGCCATTTTTCTGCTCGCAGGTTCGGCAGCGATTCTCAGGGCGGAATCCTTCCGCCTTGTATTCATGAGCGATATACACCTGATGCCTGAATTGAATGGAACAGGAGGGTTCCGGGCTGCGATCGAGAGGATCAACCAGCTCGACCCCGACCTTGTAATAACGGGAGGCGACCTTATTTACGACGCCCTCGAAGTCGATCAATCCAGGGCCGGGTATCTTTACGATCTCTATATCGAGATGCGCGGGGGTATCGAAGCCCCCGTCTATGACGTGATCGGAAATCATGAGATCTTCGGCCTCTACCCGGCAAGCGGTGTCGATTCGGGGCATCCCCTGTATGGAAAGAAGATGTTCATGGAAAAGATCGGCGGCGGATCGACGTACCGGTCGTTCGATTTCAGGGGATGGCATTTTATCCTTCTCGATACGATAGAATTCCGGGTTGACAGAAGGTATTTCGGTTTTGTCGGGAAAAAACAGCTCGAATGGATAGCTCGCGATCTTGAAAAAACAGGGAGGGACAAGCCGATCATCCTCGCTGGGCATATTCCGCTCGTCACAGCTTTCAGGCAGATAAAAGAAGGGGCGGCGTCGATCTCTCCCCCGGCAGAAGTCGTGGTGAACTCTCACGAAGTCCTCGCGCTCTTCGATCGTTATAACCTCAAGCTCGTATTGCAGGGACATCTGCACATCGTCGAACAGATAGCGATCAGGGGGACGCACTTCGTCACCGGAGGAGCTGTCAGCGGCGCCTGGTGGAAAGGGCCATACGAAGGATTTCCTGAAGGATTTGTCGTAATTGACATCGATGGAGAGAAGTACGACTATTTTTATGAATCATTCGGGTGGAAAGCCAGGAATTGA
- a CDS encoding TraB/GumN family protein, whose translation MKRSIAALITILFFASPTYSGPMVWQVVSGGDTVYIGGTVHMLRESDYPLPEEYDRAYLDSDILVLETDLGRLNDPAVIEMILSKGSFSEGESLEKILSDEAFAELRLYCDASGLPVAALNSLKPSLAATVLLGMELQKLGIDQDGIDLFYQKKAGSEGKTVKGLESIEDQVDYLLSMGEGYEDEFMIHTIEELKKTPEMIGVLIDSWKSGDEETIDSLLVESIRKEYPGLYETLIVERNRKWLPQIKDLFDSEEKELILVGSAHLIGEEGIIRRLEEMGCVVIRYGLE comes from the coding sequence ATGAAAAGGTCCATTGCCGCGCTCATCACGATCTTATTCTTCGCCTCTCCGACATATTCGGGCCCCATGGTCTGGCAAGTGGTCTCGGGCGGAGACACTGTTTATATCGGCGGGACTGTCCATATGCTGCGCGAGAGCGATTATCCCCTGCCGGAAGAGTACGACAGGGCTTATCTCGATTCCGATATCCTCGTTCTGGAAACGGATCTCGGCAGGCTCAACGATCCTGCCGTTATCGAAATGATCTTGTCCAAAGGGTCTTTCAGCGAGGGAGAAAGTCTCGAAAAGATACTTTCGGATGAAGCATTCGCCGAGCTCAGATTATACTGCGATGCTTCCGGGTTGCCTGTCGCCGCTCTGAACAGCCTGAAACCGTCACTTGCCGCGACTGTCCTTCTCGGAATGGAACTTCAGAAGCTGGGGATCGACCAGGATGGGATCGATCTCTTCTACCAGAAGAAGGCGGGGTCGGAAGGAAAAACTGTAAAAGGGCTCGAATCGATCGAGGACCAGGTAGACTATCTTCTTTCCATGGGGGAAGGGTACGAGGACGAGTTTATGATCCATACGATCGAGGAGTTGAAAAAGACTCCCGAGATGATCGGAGTCCTTATAGATTCGTGGAAGAGCGGGGACGAAGAGACAATCGACAGCCTGCTTGTAGAAAGCATAAGGAAAGAATACCCCGGGCTGTATGAGACTCTTATAGTCGAGAGGAACAGAAAATGGCTTCCACAGATAAAAGATCTCTTCGATTCGGAAGAGAAGGAATTGATCCTGGTCGGTTCCGCTCACCTTATCGGCGAGGAAGGAATTATAAGGAGACTTGAAGAGATGGGTTGTGTCGTTATCAGATACGGATTGGAATAA
- a CDS encoding ATP-binding protein — protein sequence MVNPFKYGGVVGNGSFCNRVKEIADLKRAMENGDRLFIYSERRLGKTSLVKRALQDLPGSQIVGAYIDLWPTDGEASFAIAVAKAITESLSGTADKMLEVAQRFFSRLLPAITSDSEGRPQVTFSFRESGNELPDLDEVLRAPRLIAEKRKRRVVLVFDEFQRILEYGSDKAERTLRSAIQDQSGVSFIFLGSKKHLIQKMFLDQNRPLYRSGGHYPIGPIDLESWKPFIRNHFQSSGKSIEDSYITMICEHTGGHPFYTQHLCHAVWELCEQDSGVTESMIELAIALLLERENYAYTSLWDSFGLNHRRILKGLAVESPGPEIFGTVFITKYNLSTPSSVQRAVNNLLARDVIDRDGNRFFISDRFFKIWIRRGS from the coding sequence ATGGTAAATCCCTTCAAGTATGGTGGCGTCGTAGGTAATGGTTCATTCTGCAACCGCGTCAAAGAGATCGCAGATCTCAAAAGGGCAATGGAGAATGGCGACAGGCTGTTTATCTATTCGGAACGTCGCCTGGGAAAAACCTCACTGGTGAAACGTGCCCTTCAGGATCTCCCCGGATCTCAGATCGTCGGCGCGTACATAGATCTGTGGCCCACCGACGGAGAGGCTTCATTCGCTATAGCTGTCGCCAAGGCGATCACGGAGAGCCTCTCTGGTACGGCCGATAAAATGCTCGAAGTCGCGCAGCGGTTTTTCAGCAGGTTGCTTCCAGCAATTACCTCGGATTCAGAGGGCAGGCCTCAGGTCACCTTTTCTTTTCGAGAGAGCGGAAACGAACTACCTGACCTGGATGAGGTCTTGCGGGCACCGAGGCTGATCGCCGAAAAAAGAAAACGCCGGGTAGTACTGGTTTTCGATGAATTTCAGCGAATCCTCGAGTATGGTTCTGATAAGGCTGAGCGGACTCTCAGGAGCGCGATTCAGGATCAGAGCGGAGTGTCGTTTATTTTTCTGGGCAGCAAGAAGCATTTGATCCAGAAGATGTTTCTCGATCAAAACCGTCCACTTTACAGATCAGGGGGTCATTATCCTATCGGGCCGATAGATCTTGAATCGTGGAAACCTTTTATCCGGAATCATTTTCAGTCGAGTGGAAAATCTATCGAAGATTCCTATATCACGATGATCTGCGAACATACCGGAGGCCATCCATTTTACACGCAGCACCTCTGCCACGCCGTATGGGAATTATGCGAACAGGATTCCGGCGTGACTGAAAGTATGATAGAACTCGCGATAGCTCTTCTGCTTGAAAGGGAGAATTACGCCTATACATCTTTATGGGATTCATTCGGTCTGAATCATCGCCGGATTTTGAAAGGACTTGCTGTCGAATCTCCGGGACCTGAGATTTTTGGAACGGTGTTTATTACGAAGTATAATCTCAGTACGCCTTCTTCCGTGCAGAGGGCGGTCAATAACCTGTTGGCGCGCGATGTGATCGATCGGGATGGAAACAGGTTTTTCATAAGCGACCGGTTTTTTAAGATATGGATCAGGAGAGGTTCTTAA
- a CDS encoding von Willebrand factor type A domain-containing protein, translating to MRHHSIQSKAAAYITAAILIVATLTGGINRALTPILLAGAQTGKISGTVVENKTGKPLPYANVIIVGTKYGAMTLEDGSFLIAAVPAGRYTVKVMMMGYRIEEKKEVEVVAGKTVKIEFRLQEEIVGQTQEIIVGGEMKMVEVKDSDRQFFGKPTKDMALGGGIIRRPYPPAEYNTEEYEHINDNRFLGVIANPLSTFSIDVDVASYANMRRFINNNQYPYKDAIRIEELINYFDYDYEKPGKGEPFSINLELSECPWNRDHRLVHIGLRGEELDEKDRRPSNLVFLLDVSGSMDQPSKLPLLKDAFRLLVNQLGQDDQVAIVVYAGTAGLVLPSTRGSQKEKILEALDRLRAGGSTAGGEGIRLAYEVARENLIKDGNNRIILATDGDFNVGISSSSELIEFIEKKRDDGIFLTVLGFGMGNYKDHRLEQLADKGNGNHAYIDNIMEAKKVLVNDITATLYTIAKDVKIQVEFNPAKVAEYRLIGYENRMLETEDFEDDTKDAGEIGAGHTVTALYEIVPGPDGEGEIEDNLKYQDVVISKNAKKSGELLTVNIRYKEPLGDKSRLISKVLKDDPVSLGRSSNNFRFSAAVAMFGMILRESEYRGSADLDSVLELARGAKGDDRYEYRSEFIRLVNLAKVIAELRDDGSKPETGEKNK from the coding sequence ATGAGACATCACTCAATCCAATCGAAGGCCGCAGCATACATAACCGCCGCGATTTTGATCGTTGCAACCCTGACAGGAGGAATCAACCGCGCGCTGACGCCGATTCTTCTGGCCGGCGCGCAGACCGGAAAGATAAGCGGCACGGTGGTCGAAAATAAGACCGGTAAACCGCTTCCCTACGCCAACGTTATAATCGTGGGAACTAAGTACGGAGCGATGACCCTGGAGGACGGCTCGTTCCTGATCGCAGCTGTCCCAGCGGGCAGGTACACAGTCAAGGTGATGATGATGGGTTACAGGATCGAGGAGAAAAAGGAAGTCGAAGTAGTCGCCGGTAAGACGGTAAAGATCGAATTTAGACTGCAAGAGGAAATTGTCGGCCAGACCCAGGAAATCATTGTCGGCGGTGAGATGAAAATGGTCGAAGTAAAGGACAGTGACCGCCAGTTTTTCGGAAAACCGACCAAGGATATGGCTCTTGGCGGAGGGATCATCCGAAGACCGTACCCTCCCGCGGAATATAATACTGAAGAGTACGAACATATCAACGACAACAGGTTCCTTGGCGTGATCGCCAATCCCCTTTCCACATTCTCCATCGACGTCGATGTCGCTTCTTATGCCAATATGAGAAGGTTCATCAATAACAACCAGTATCCGTACAAGGACGCGATCAGGATAGAGGAACTGATCAACTATTTCGATTACGACTATGAAAAACCCGGAAAAGGAGAACCTTTTTCGATAAATTTGGAGCTTTCCGAGTGTCCGTGGAACAGAGACCACAGGCTTGTGCACATAGGTCTTCGCGGAGAAGAGCTCGATGAAAAAGACAGAAGGCCGAGCAACCTGGTTTTTCTTCTCGACGTGTCGGGTTCGATGGATCAACCGAGCAAGCTTCCCCTTTTGAAGGATGCTTTCAGGCTTCTCGTCAATCAACTCGGGCAGGACGACCAGGTGGCGATAGTCGTCTATGCCGGCACGGCCGGGCTGGTTCTTCCATCGACGAGAGGATCGCAAAAGGAGAAGATCCTTGAAGCTCTCGACAGGCTGCGGGCCGGGGGATCGACGGCGGGGGGAGAGGGGATCAGGCTTGCTTATGAAGTGGCCAGGGAGAATCTCATAAAGGATGGAAACAACAGGATTATCCTCGCTACCGACGGCGATTTTAACGTCGGGATATCGAGTTCGTCGGAGCTGATAGAATTCATCGAAAAGAAACGCGATGACGGGATCTTTCTCACGGTGCTCGGTTTCGGAATGGGAAATTACAAGGATCACAGGCTCGAACAGCTCGCCGACAAGGGTAACGGCAACCACGCCTACATAGACAACATCATGGAGGCGAAGAAGGTCCTCGTCAATGATATCACCGCGACTCTCTATACGATCGCCAAAGACGTGAAGATCCAGGTTGAATTCAATCCGGCCAAGGTCGCTGAGTACAGGCTGATAGGGTATGAGAACAGGATGCTTGAAACAGAGGATTTCGAGGATGACACGAAGGATGCCGGTGAGATCGGCGCGGGACATACAGTCACTGCCCTCTATGAGATCGTGCCTGGACCGGACGGAGAGGGCGAGATCGAGGATAACCTGAAGTACCAGGACGTGGTGATCAGCAAAAATGCGAAAAAATCCGGCGAACTGCTTACTGTAAACATCAGGTACAAGGAGCCTCTGGGCGACAAGAGCAGATTGATCAGCAAAGTCCTTAAAGATGATCCCGTCTCGCTCGGAAGATCTTCAAATAACTTCAGGTTCTCCGCCGCCGTCGCGATGTTCGGTATGATACTGAGGGAGTCTGAGTATCGTGGATCGGCCGACCTTGATTCTGTCCTGGAACTTGCCAGGGGCGCCAAGGGGGATGACAGGTACGAGTACAGATCGGAGTTCATCCGGCTGGTAAATCTCGCCAAAGTGATAGCTGAACTTCGCGATGACGGCAGCAAACCGGAAACAGGAGAAAAGAATAAATAG
- a CDS encoding arsenate reductase ArsC translates to MDDRIRVLFICTGNSCRSQMAEGWTRHLWAGHIDAFSAGLETHGLNRYAVEVMAEAGVDISDQESTEITEYLSEKFDYVITVCSDAEKNCPVFPSRIRLIHRGFDDPPLLAAGETEKEKILFHYRRVRDEIRSFIEKLPSELDDR, encoded by the coding sequence ATGGATGACAGGATAAGGGTGCTTTTTATCTGCACTGGAAATTCATGCAGGAGCCAGATGGCTGAAGGGTGGACGAGGCATCTATGGGCAGGCCACATAGATGCCTTTTCCGCCGGGCTTGAGACTCACGGGCTGAACCGCTATGCCGTCGAAGTGATGGCCGAAGCGGGAGTCGATATTTCGGATCAGGAAAGTACTGAAATCACGGAATATCTCTCCGAAAAGTTCGATTACGTGATCACAGTCTGCTCCGACGCGGAAAAGAACTGTCCTGTTTTTCCATCGAGGATCCGTCTTATCCACAGAGGTTTCGACGATCCTCCTCTCCTCGCCGCGGGGGAGACGGAAAAAGAAAAGATCCTTTTTCATTACAGAAGAGTAAGGGACGAGATACGATCTTTTATTGAGAAGCTTCCTTCGGAGTTGGATGACCGGTGA